The stretch of DNA GGGCTGTTCTGTGGGCTAGCCTGGAGCTCCATCTTGGCGTGCGTGCAGGCTAGCCCGCTTTCTGGGCTCTGCTTCTCCACCCCCATGACTCCCTGGTTGTTCAGACGGTGACTCAGGCCCCGGGGGGCAGGGTGGAGGAGTGGGCTTGCCCGGTGCTGCCTGCCTACCCTAGCCCAGCCCTGGAATGCAGCTGACTATAAACAGGATAGGGGCTCCctggggagggtggggcagggtggtGGGCACCCCCTCCCTCACCAAAGCATGGGctctttgtttcctctttgccAGGCCTGGGTCCTTCCCAGTGACCCCTCAGCCTTCACTTCCTCCTCGCTCCCGGGGAGCTGTGACAGGtgtttgggggaggggagggggtatGATAAGCTGGGACAGCTGCCCCCACCGGTACTCTGGTGAGATGGGGGGCCCGGATGTTGGGGAGACACATCTGCTGGCTTCCCGGCCCAAAGTCCCCAGCCCTGGCTGTCTGGCCTTGTCTGGCACCCCCGGTGCCCACTGGCAGGGACAGGAAgctcccccccccaccccactttGGGCAGTTTGCCTTGGCACGGGCCTGATCTGTTTTCCTCCTCAGAGCAGCTGCCGTTCTGTCTGCTGGGCAGAGGGCCGGGTTCCTCAGAGGTAGGCAGGGGCCTCAACCCCTCTCTCCAACTCAGGCCCatgtctcttcctcctcccccacccccaccccaggaagAAGAGATCCCAGAACTGGAGATTGATGTGGATGAGCTTCTGGACATGGAGAGTGATGATGCCCGGGCTGCCAGGGTCAAGGTGAGGGGGCTGAGGGGCAGCGGGTTGCCTGAGGCACTGCCCTGGGAAAGCGAGGCTGTGGAGCCAGGCCCTCAAGCCTCAGCTCCTGCCTCAGTGGAATGGGGCCAATGCCTAGCTGTGAGGCGGTTGTGGCATCTCCTGTGCCTCAGGGTGGCCCCAGTCCCTTGGAAGTCGGTAAAGGTGAGCTCCAGGCCCCCACTCCCTAGGACTCACTTATCCTTCCTCCCCTATCCCCTGCTAGGAGCTGCTGGTTGACTGTTACAAACCCACAGAGGTAAGAGATTTCCCCGGGGGTGGGGgggagtggggtgaggggagcCTGGCTCCTGTCCTCTAGGGGTTTGGTCTCCTTAATGTTTATCCTCCCACCCAGGCCTTCATCTCTGGCCTGCTGGACAAGATCCGGGGCATGCAGAAGCTGAGCACACCCCAGAAGAAGTGAGGGTCCCCGACCCAAGCGAACGGTGGCTCCCACAGGACAATCGCTGCCCCCCGACCTCGTAGCAACAGCAATACCGGGGGACCCTGCGGCCAGGCCTGGTGCCATGAGCAGGGCTCCTCGTGCCCCTGGCCCAGGGGTCTCTTCCCCTGCCCCCTCAGTTTTCCACTTTTGgggttttttattgttattaaactGATGggactttttgtgtttttatattgaCTCTGCAGCGCGGGCCCGTTAATAAAGCTAGGAGATGCCTTTGGTGCAGCTAACAGGCTCGGCTGGTCTCTTAGGGGGCACCCTGCTCTGTGACTTCTGCCAGCTCAGCTTCTCCCCAGGTGACCACAGGCCTTCCTGAGGGCCATGTAGCCATGACGACAGCCCAGTGCTGGCTCCCAGACCAGGAGCTGGAAGTGGCTGGGGAGCTGTGTGGAGCAGGAGCAGTGCTATTGctgctggcaggcaggaacgttcCTTTTTCTCTGGACCACCATGTCCACTGAGCCTAGATCCCCAAGTCCCCAAGGCTCCACAGTCAGGAAAAGAGGAGGCGGTGGGGTATGCCGGTGCTGAGGTCTCTGAGTCTCTTGGggcccacaaacacacacaggctTACTCCTTGggcttttaaggtttttttttttttttccacccccCCGGAACAGTCTGGTCCCTGATGGGGGCCCCTCCCTCTACCCCTCCCCAGTCTGGTTACAGCTCAGATCGTCGCTCGATTTTGAGCAGCTCCACCTCGAACACCAGGGTTGCACCACCTGTAGGGGAGAAGGGGAGTCAAAAGGCCAACCAGGGCCACAGGGAGGTGGGCTGGCTGCAGGTGATGGGGGGCATCAAAAGGTTTACTACCTGGAATCTTTGGGGGAGCTCCCCGCTCTCCATACCCTGTTGAAGATGCACAAAGAAACAGTCAGTGATGGCCAAGCTcccttccagcttgggcaacgggAGGGTGTTCTGCCCCTCTCAGCAAGAAGGCCAGAAATGGAGAAGGGTAATGGAGATGGGAAGGGGGTGCCAAAGGCCTGGCAAGGGCAGAGTTGGGCCGCTACAGCTGAGTGCTTCAAGGATCTTGCCCTGTACTCACTGCTAGACAGCCAAACTTGGAGAAGGCATGTATTGTAATGAATGGATATGATGAAGACCAATGAAAGGCTGAAGCAGCTTTCACCCTTCCCAGTCACACACCCCAACCTGCTCTGCACCCTCAGGAGGGGCCTCTTACCCAGCTCGGATGGGATCACCAGCTTGCGCTTCTCCCCCTCACACATCCTGCAGGAAGACACATGCTCAGCCCAGGGCCCCTGTCTTGTATTCTTGGGGCTTGCCTCCCACAGCTTACCTCCTGGGCGGTGGCCATGCACGCCCCCACTCCCAAGCCCATTTCCCCACGACTCACCCCAGCAGCCCCTGGTCCCAGCCCTTGATGACCTGGCCTGTGCCAAGGGAGAAGACAAAGGGCTGGTTCTGGGgcaggctgctgtcaaactctGTCCCATCTTCCAGCTTCCCCTGTGGGACCACGAGAAGGCCAGTGAGGAAGAGGGGACCACCCCTGACAACCCCCTCCCTCAGCTGCTTTCCCCATCAAGCTGGCCCCCACAGCACTGGTGGTcagtcctttttgttttttgagatggagtctctgttgccatggctggagtgcagtggcatgatctcgcctcactgcagcctctgcctcccgggttcaaccaattctcccacctcagcctcccaagtagctgggattataggcgcctgccaccacgcccggctaattttgtattttcagtagagaaaatTTCATCATgaggccaagctggtctcaaattcctgacctcaggtgatcacctgcctcagcatcccaaagtgctgggattactggagttagccactgtgcccggctggtcATAGTTCTTTAAGAGGACAGAGCCTTGGGCAGCTCACAGTATACTGTCACTGCCTGCTGGTGCCCACCTGGGCAGTAGGCAAGGGCAAGGCAGAACCATGGAAACTGGCTTAGAGGGGAGaggggacttgcccaaggtcatctaCCTGGCTGATGGAGAACCAGACTCCCAAGCACTTTCCGGTCCTCGGAAGCCCCATCCACTCCCAAAAGGCCCGCCCATCCCACTCACCGTGTAGTGCATGTGCAGGACAT from Piliocolobus tephrosceles isolate RC106 chromosome 13, ASM277652v3, whole genome shotgun sequence encodes:
- the FKBP2 gene encoding peptidyl-prolyl cis-trans isomerase FKBP2 encodes the protein MRLSWVRVLTVLSICLSAVATATGAEGKRKLQIGVKKRVDHCPIKSRKGDVLHMHYTGKLEDGTEFDSSLPQNQPFVFSLGTGQVIKGWDQGLLGMCEGEKRKLVIPSELGYGERGAPPKIPGGATLVFEVELLKIERRSEL